Genomic DNA from Catellatospora sp. TT07R-123:
CCGCAGGTCATGCGGGAGCTGACCGACCACGGCATCGCGCTGGACACCATCGCGCTGCACCGGCCCAGCCTCGACGACGTATTCCTGACCAAGACCGGCCGCTCGCTGCGCGAGTCCTGAGGAGACACCTGTGCGACTGCTCCGTGACACCTGGCTGCTGTTCCAGCGGCAGCTGCTGCTGATGTGGCGTACCCCCATGTGGTTGTTCTTCGCCATCGCCCAGCCGGTGACCTACCTGTTCCTGTTCACCCCGTTCCTGCAGAAGGCGCTGGCGCCGATGGGCGCGCAGTCGATCTCCGACGTCTACAACATCTACGTGCCCGGCCTGCTGGTGGTGATGTGCTTCTACACCGGCCTGTTCGCGGGGTTCGGGCTGCTGGCCGAGGTGCGCATGGGCATCCTCGAACGCGCCCGGGTCACCCCGGTGAGCCGGTCGGCGCTGCTGCTCGGCCGGGCCGCCCGCGACGTCGCCTCGATGCTGGTCCAGTGCGCGCTCATCACCGCGATCTCGTTCCCGTTCGGGCTCACGGTGCCGCTGCCCAACCTGCTCGTGGCGTACGTGCTGCTCACCGTCATCGGCCTGATGGCCACCGCGATCTCCTACGACATCGCGCTGACCATCAAGAACGAGGGCGCCCTCGGCTCGCTGCTCAACACCATCGGCCAGCCGATCGCGCTGCTGGCCGGGGTGCTGCTGCCGCTGGCGATCGCCCCGACGTGGATCCAGCAGCTCGCGCTGCTCAACCCGTTCTCCTGGGCCACCAACAGCGTCCGGGCCCTGTTCTGGGGGCAGCTGAGCGACCCGGTCATCTGGCAGGGCGCCGCCATCGTGTCAGTCCTCGCGGTGCTGACGGTGGTCCTCTCGACGCGCCTGTACTCCCGCAACATCCGCTGACCAGCCCGTGAACGCGGCCACCGACAGGTAGCGCAGCAGCGGGTCGTAGTCGGCGACCAGGACCTGGCCCGCGTCCGGTTCGGCCGCCAGCTCCCACCACGCGCCCGTGTGCGGGCGGCCCGGCCCGGCCGCCCGCACCGGCAGCGGGGTCAGTCCGCCGGCCGCGGCGGCCAGCCCCGCCCCGAGCACCACCCGCACCCCGTCCCCGGCCGCCGCCACCTGCTCGGCGAGCAGCTCGGCGGCCTGCCCCGGCCCGACGTCCGGATGCTGGGCGAGCGACCGCAGCCGGGTCGGGCCGGTGCGCTCGCACAGCAGCGCCACGGCCGCGGGCCCGTCCGGCACGGCCGCCGACGGCCCGACCGGATACGGCACCGCGGCCTGCTCCACGACCAGCACCAGCGCCCGGTCGCAGCCCCCGCCGCCCAGGTAGTCCCGGGCCAGCCGCAGGCCGGTGAAGGCCGCCGCCGTGCCCTGGTCGCACACCGCGAACGCCAGCGGTCCGCCGGGGCAGACATGGCTCAGGTATGTGGCGGTGGCCCGGCCCGGCCGCAGATCCGGCACGGCGAACGCGAGCACGAGCAGGTTCACCGGCTCGTGCCCGCCGACCGCGGCCGCGATCAGCTCCGCGGCCATCTCGCCGTACGTGTGCCCGGGACCGGCGTCGGTCGCCGCCAGCCCGTACGGAGCGACCAGGTCGGCGGTGAACACGGCCAGGGCGGCCAGGTGCTCCGGCGGCAGGGGCGGCGCGGCGCCGAACGCCTGCCGCCGCACCCGGCTCAGGGCCAGGCCGCCACCGGACGGGGACGGGGTGCCGGCGGTGAACATCAGGCGACCGCGTGGCCGGCCACGTAGTCGGCCAGCGTCGCGACCGTCTGCACGTGCTCCTCGTCGAACTCCTCGACGTCGATCTGGATCTCCAGCTCGTCCTCCAGGGCCAGCAGCAGCTCCAGCGTCGAGGCCGAACCGAGGTCCAGCTCCATCAGGTCGGTCTGCTCCGACACCCCGGGCAGCTCGTGCTTGACGATCCGGGGCAGCAGGCCGCAGATGCTCTCGGCGACCCGCCGGCGCAGCTCGCCGTCGATCTGTGTGGTCAACGTGTCTCCTGTCAGTGTTCGAACACCATGGCTGAGAAGGTCGCGCCCCGGCCCGCGCCGGCCGCGGCGACGACGTACCGGTCCCCCGGGCGCAGCCGGTCCCGCGCCGTCTCGTAGTTGATGAAGGCGTCCGCGCAGAACACGTGCCCGTAGCGGGCGATGTTGTCCAGCACGACCCGGGCGGTCGGCACACCGAGGCGCCGGCACACCTTCTGCCACGAGATGAGGTTCACGTTGTGCGGCAGGATCAGCGCGACGTCGTCCAGGCCGATCCCGGCCCGCTCCACCGCCGCCGCGACCGCCTCGGCGAGGCTGTTCGGGTACTGCCGCTGGAACACCGCCGCCACGTCGGCGTGCTCGCCGTCGAACTCGCCGTGCATGCTGCTCGCGTACGACAGCAGCCGGTCGCGCGGTCCCGTGGCCGCGACCAGGCAGGCCGCGCTGCCCTCGCCGAACACCGACGTCTCCGGCAGCAGCCGCGACTCGGCCGTGAACGTCTTCTCCCCCGCCACCACCAGCGCCAGCGCGTCCGGGTCGGGGTCGCCCGCCAGCAGGCGTCCGGCCGCGTCGATCGCCTGCAACCCCGACGCGCACGCCTGCTGGGTCACCGTGAACGCGACCGCCCGGTCCAGGCCCAGCTTCGCGCACAGCTCGTGCAGCGGGTTGGCCGGATACGGCGCGCCGACCGGGATCGCGCGGGCGTAGACCACGTACCGCACGCGGTGCTCCTGCCCGCGCAGCGCGTCGAGCCGGGTCGCGGCGGCCAGCAGCAGGTCGAGCAGGCTCCCGTCGTCGCGGCGGATCTCGGCCAGCCCGTGGTACCGCTTGAAGATCTTCACGTCCATCGCGGACAGTCCCAGCTGCTCACCCAGCTCCTCGACCGGCACCCGCCGCCGCGGCAGGTACGTCGCCACCGCCGCCAGCGCCGTCACGACGCCACCGCGTCCAGCGCGGCGTCCACGGCCGTCGCCTCCATCCGGCGCAGCAGCTCCGCCGCGGCGGCCCGGCCCAGGTAAGCGGTGTCGATCTGGACCAGGGCGGTCAGCGCGGCCGGATGCGGGTCCACATGGATCATCAGCAGCTGGTGCAGGCCCTCGACCTCCTTCCAGTCCGCGCGGGTGGCGGCCAGCGCGCCGCGGACCGCGCCGCGCGAGGGCGGCGGGCCGACCGCGGTGTCCTCGCCGCGCCGGTCGTTGAACATGCAGCGCAGGTCGAAGGCGACCCCGCGCTCCTGCCCGATCCGCGCCACCTGCGCGTCGCCGTCGCCCGGGGCGTAGTAGGCGTGCTTCTGCGCGGTGAGCAGGCGGCGCCGGGCCGCCCGGACCAGGTCGTCGAAGCCGCCGGTGATCTCCAGGGTGCACAGCCCGAGCTGCGCCATCGGGCCCGCCGCACCGGCCAGCCCGGGGCGGAACCGGTTGTTGACGGTGATCGTCGTCGCGACGTGGTCGACGCCGGTCACCGAGGCCAGGGCGTCGGCGAACGCCGCGTACAGCACGGCGCCGGTCTGCGCGCCGAGCCGGGCGGCCACCGACCGCAGCGCCAGGTGCAGCGCCTCGGAGGAGTAGTTCACCTCCCAGAACCGGCCCGGGTAGCGGTCGCCGCTGTCGCGCGGGGTCGCGGCCGGGAACATCGTCGGGGGCATGACCCGCAGCCGGGTCTCCCAGTACCGCAGCGCGGCCTCGTTCTGCCGCTGCCCGGCCGGGGTCTGCTGGAGCCGGGCCTGGGCCAGCGGTTGCAGGCCGGGCGGGCGGGGCGGCTGCCCGGTGACGGCGTCGCGGTCGCGCAGGTCCTCGAACATGGCCATGGCGCTGGTCGGGTCCGCGACGTGGTGCGCCATGGCGACCACGGCGTGGGTGAGCACCCCCTCGTGGCGGACCAGGGCCCAGCGCATCGGCCACTCGTGCTCGTAGTCGAAGACGTCGGCGGTGTAGCGCAGCGCGACCTGCTCGGCGACCTCGTCGGGGTGGCGGCCGCCGGTGTCGTACACCTCGATCCCGGCCGTCCCGGACCCGTGCACGACCTGGAGGGTGCGCCCGTCCGGGGTGAACTCCAGCAGGGTCCGCATGACCTCGTAGCGGCTCAGGTAGAAGCCGTACTCGTCGACGAACTCGGCCGGGTCGGCACCGGGCGGCAGCGGCCGCACCGCGGTCATGGTCAGCGACACCCCGGAGTCGACCATGCCCTGCCAGACCGACTGCTGGCCCCAGCTCAGCGGGCCGGTCCCGGCCCCGTCGCCCGCGAACGGGACGGGGATGCGCTCGCTTGCCACGATGTCCATCTGCGCGTCTCCTTCGGACTGGTCAGCTGTCGCCGCCGCGCGCCGCGGCGGCGCACACCAGCGCCTGCGCCCGCGCCAGCAGTTCCGCGACCGCCTCGCGGCCGAGGTAGGCCGTGTCGACCTGCACCTGCCCGGCCAGCGCGCCGTCGCGGTCGTCGGCGTGGAAGATCAACCGGTGGTGCAGGTCGTCGACCCGGCGCCAGGTCACGGTGGGTGCCGCCGGGGCGGCCCCGGCCGCAACGGTCCCGGCCGGGTGAGGGCTGTCGTCGCCGCGCCGGTCGTTGTACAGGCAGCGCAGGTCGAACCCGACGCCGCGCTCCCGGCCGACCCGCTCCACCAGCGCGTCGACCTCGTCCTGCACGTAGTAGCCGTACTTCTGGGCCGCGCGCAGCCGGCGCCGGGCCAGCCGCACCAGCTCGTCGAACCCCGGCCCGGCGGACTCCGGCCCGGCCGGGTCCAGGACGCACAGCCCGTGCTGGATCAGGTGCCCGGCCGCCTGGGCGAACCCGGGCCGGAACCGGTTGTTGACCGTGATCATGACCGCGACCGGGCTGACCCCCGTGACGTGCGCCAGCGCGGCCGCGAACGCCGCGAACAGCACCGGCCCCGTGCCGGTGCCGAGCCTGGCGGCGGTGGCCCGCAGCGCCGGGCCCATCGCGGGCGCGGTGAAGTCCGCGTACCAGTAGCGATCCTGCTCCGCGGTCCCGGCCGGGGCGAACACGGTCGGCGGGATGAGCCGCAGCTGCTGCTCCCAGTAGCGCAGCGAGGCCTCGTGCTGCCGCCGGCCGGCCGCGCCCGCCTGCAACCGGGCCTGCTCCAGCGGCGCCATCCCCGGCGGCCGCGGCACCCGGCCGGTGACCGGGTCGCGGTCGCGCAGGTCCTCGAACATGGCCAGCGCGGCGTCGCCGTCGGCGGCGTGGTGCGCGATGGCCAGCACGGCGTGGGTGAGCACCCCCTCGTGGCGCACCAGCGCCATCCGGATCGGCCACTCGTGCTCGTAGTCGAACCGGGCGAAGATGCCCTGCTGTTCCAGGCGCGCGGCGAGCAGCGCCGGGTCCTGGCCGCCGGTGTCGTGGATCTCCAGCTCGGCGGTTCCCGACCGGTGCACCACCTGCCGCACGCCGCCGTCACCGGCCAGGCGCAGCGTGGTCCGCATCGCCTGGTAGCGGCTGAGGTAGAAGCCGAGCTCGGCCGCGAACTCGGCCACGGCCGCCCCGGGCGCCAGCTCACGGACCGCGACCAGCGCCAGCGAGGTCCCGGCCCGGACCATCTGCTGCCACATGGTCTGCTGCGTCCAGGTCAGCGGACCGACCCCGCCGCCCTCGCCCTCGAACGGGACGCGCACCCGCTCCGTCGCCGCGATCGTCATCTCAGGCCGCCGCGCCCGCAGCCGTACCGGGCAGCCGCGCCAACCGGTCGGCCGCCGCCACCGCACCGCCGGCCTGCCGGAACGACGCGGCGACGCGCTGCGCCGCCTGCCGGTACCCGGGCTGGTCGAGGACGGTCAGGACGGCCTCGCGCAGCTGCGGCGCGGTCGACCGGCCGAACCGCACCCGCACCCCGGCCCCCGCCGCGACGACCTGCGCGGCGTTGACCGGCTGGTCGGACGTGATCGGGGCGACCACCAGCGGCACCCCGTGGGCCAGCGCCTCGCAGACGGTGTTCAGGCCCCCGTGGGTGACCACGGCCGACAGGTGCGGCATCAGCTCCAGCATCGGCACCTGCCGGCGTACGAGCACGTGCGGCGGGTACGCGCCGGGCGCGGGCTCCTCCGGCGCCACCACCACGGCCTGGAGCCGGTCGCCCAGCGGCGCGAGCGCGTCCACCACGCGGGCGTGGAAGCCGTCGGCGGTGTCCAGCGCCAGCGTGCCCGCGGTGACCAGCACCCGGGCCCGGTCGGCGGCCAGCCGGTCCCACGGGAAGTCCGCCTGGCCCGGCCGGGCCGACAGCGCCGGTCCGACCAGGACCGCCCGCCCGGCGACAGCCGTTCCCGCAAGCGCCTCGCCCGTGAACGCGAGCACGAGATACGGTGAGAAGCGCAGGTCGTACGGCGGCTCGCCGGGCAGGCCCGCGCCCGTCCACAGCGACGCGAGCACCCCCTCGATCCAGGCCTCGACCTTCGGCAGCCCGGCGAACGGGCGGGCGATCTCCATCGACGTCGGGGCCAGGGTCGCCCACGGCACCCCGGCCCGGTGCGCGGCCAGCGCCCCGGCGATCGCGTGCTGGTCGACCGCCACGGCGTCGGGCCCGAAGTCCGCCACCGCGCGCTGCACCGCGGGCAGCGTGAACCGGGTGTGCGGGACGATGTACCCCTTCCACCGCGACCTCGTGGCGGTCATGCCCCGGTCGCGCAGCTCGCCGCGGTAGAGCGGCAGGCCAGTCGGGTAGACCTGGGCCTGCGGGCCGAGCAGGGGCCGCAGCACCGACTCCACCCCGACCCAGGCCACCTCGTGCCCGCGCCGCGCCAGCTCCTGCGCCACGGCCGCGATCGGGTACACGTGCCCGGTCAGCGGCAGCGAGTGGAACAGGAACCGGCTCACGGCTTCACTGCCGCCACGGCCGCGTAGCGCATGACCCCGTCGGCGTACGCCTGCTTCATCAGCGGGATGGCGTAGAAGAACCGCAGCGCGGCCACGCCCTTGCGCCGGGCGAGCTCACGCAGGAACGAGTGGTCGTGCAGGTCCAGGCGCTCGACCCCGGCGAAGTCGGTGTCCCAGGTGCCGGCCACGTACGGCGCCCAGTCCGCCACCCGCACCTGCGCGAACCCGGCCTCGCGGCACCACCGGTCATAGGCGCCGATCGGCGGCAGGCTCGGGATCGCCTGGCGCTCGTAGATCTCGGCCAGCAGCGCGTCGGCGGCCTCGTCGAGCTCCCCGTCGCGTACGCACCAGGTGCTGACCGCCAGCACGCCGCCCGGCTTCAGCACGCGCAGCGCCTCGGCCAGGAACGCGGTCCGGTCCGGCATGTGCTCCAGGCTCTCCAGCGCCCACACCGCGTCGAAGGTCGCGTCCGGATAGTCGGTGCGCACCGCGTCGAGCTGCCGGAACCCGACCCGGTCGGCCAGGCCCGCCGCGTGCGCGCGCTCGGTGGCCCGGACCACCTGCTGGGAGCTGAGGGTGATCCCCTCGACCCGGCAGCCGTGCTCGCGGGCCAGGTGCAGCGCCGGGCCGCCGATGCCGCAGCCGGCGTCGAGCAGGTGCGCCCCGGCCGGGATCCCGGCGAAGGCGAGCAGCTCGCGTACGGTGCGGTCGGAGGCGGCGTGCCGGTCGGGCCCGTCGTCGGCGGGGCTGCTGCCCAGGTCCCAGTACCCGTGGTGGACGTGCTCGCCCCACAGGCCCTCGTACAGGTCGATCGTACTGTCGTAGTACTGCTCGACCGCCTTGTTCACGTCCTCAGCCACTCGACCTGCGTTCACGCAGCAGCTCCCGACCATCCACATTGGCCAACCGTGATGTCCGCGCCACGGTACGGCACCGCGGTTCGGCTGGGCAATCAACAAACTAACCGAGGGTACGACAGCCGAGCGGTCTCAATAAATACTTCGATCCGTCATTGTGGGAGCGATCCCACGCTGCTAGTGTCCGGCCGACCCCGAGGGCGAAACCTAGGAGAACGGGCTCGTGGCTACCAAGAACATCCGTGCCGCGCTCGTGGCCGACACCGGCCTGGGCGCGGGCAACGTCCTGCCCAGGCTGATCGAGCACGGCGCCGACCCCGACGGCCCCGGCCTGACGTTCGACGTTGACGTCGACGGGCATCCGGCCTGGCAGGACCTCACCCTCGGCGGGCTGCACGAGCGGGTGCTGGCCCGCGCGGCCTGGCTGCACCGCCGCGGCGTACGGCCGCGCGACCTCGTCGCCGTCCACGTCACGTCGTCGGCCGACCTGTTCCTCAGCTTCCTCGCGCTGAGCTGGCTCGGCGCGGTTCCCGCGTTCATGAACCCGCACCTGCCGCCCGACGTCGCCGCCGAATACCTGCGCCGCCTGCGCGGCACCGGCCTGCTCACCGACACCCCCCACCGCGAGCAGCTCACCGGCCACGACCTGGGCATGCCGATCCTCGGCGACGTCGCCGAACTCGGCGGCGCCGACCCGGCCGGGGCCCCGCGCCCGCACCGGCACCACCCCGGCGACCCGATCGCGGTCACCCACTCCTCCGGCACCACCCGGATGCCGACCGCCGTCGTCCACTCGCACGGCACCCTGTTCGCCGCCACCCGGCGCATCCGGCTGTCGGTCCCCGTCGCCCAGGGCACCCAGCGGGTCCTGTCGGCGCTGCCCGCCGCGCACGCCGCCGGCATCGGCGCCATGAACCAGGCCCTGTGCAACCGGGCCGAACTGCTGTGGCTGTCGCGCCAGGACCAGGGCGCCGTCGTGCTCGACGCCATCGAGCGCTGGCGGCCCAACGGCGTCTTCGGCTTCGCCGTCACCTGGGCCGAACTGGCCCGGTTCGACCTGTCCCGCTACGACCTGGACTCGGTCGCGCTGTGGTTCAACACCGGCGACTGCGCCCACGAACCCCACATCCGCCGCCTGGTCGCCGTCGGCAGCCGCGAGGTCGTCACCCGCGACGGCGTCACCCGCGTGCCCGGGTCGAGCTTCATCGACGGCCTCGGCTCCACCGAGATGGGCCACTCCGCGTTCTACATCACCCACCGCAGCGACACCGAACGCTACGGCCGCTGCGTCGGCAAACCCCACGTCTTCGCCGACGTCGCGCTGCTCGACCCGGCCACCGGCGCCGAAGTGCCCGTCGGCCAGGTCGGCCACCTGGGCCTGCGGTCCCCCACCGTCGCCGTCGGCTACTGGAACAACCACGCCGAGTGGTACCGCCACTGGAGCGCGTCGCGCTACCTCACCGGCGACCTGATGTACCGCGACGAGGACGGCTACTACTACCACGTGGACCGCGCCGTCGACGCCGTCGACCTCGGCGGCGGCGACTGGCTCTACACCGCCATGTGCGAGGAGGCCATCCTGGCCCGCTGCCCCGACATCCGCGACGCCACCGTGGTCGCGGCGGCCACCGCCGGGGGCGTCGCCACCGACGTGCTGCTGCAACTGCGCGCCGACGCCGACCCGGCCGCCGACCGGACCGCGCAGGTACGCGCCGCGCTGCCCGTACCCGTGGCCCGGACCCTGCGCAAGGTCGTCGTCGTCACCGACGACGAGATCATCTTCGGGCCGACCGGCAAGGTGCGCAAATTCCTGATGCGCCAGCGGCACCTGGCCGCGGCCTCCGCCGGAGCCGCCGCGTGACCGCCGCCTGGGACTGGGAGGACCCCGCCGCCCTGCAGGCCCGCACCGACGAGTTCATGCAGGACCGCACCGCCGTCGACACCCTCGAACTGGTCGCCGACACCCCGCTGCTGGGCCGCGACCAGCTCGCCGGGCTCGGCATCACCGGCATCGAGTTCGCCGCGCTGAAGACCGCGCACCCCGCCGGGCTGGGCACCGACCTGACCGGGCTGAGCTGCGGCGGCACCGCCACCCGCCGCCCCGGCCTGTACCGGGTCGACGGCCGGAGCTGGTTCACCGAACTCGACATCCGCGAGCCGCTGCCGTTCGAGGACGCCTGCGTCGACTGGGTGTACGCCGAGCACCTGATCGAGCACGTCACCATGACCGAGGCCGTCGCCTGGCTGGCCGAGGTGCGCCGCGTCCTGGCCCCCGGCGGCCTGCTCCGGCTGACCACCCCCGACCTGCGCCGGTATGTCGAGGGGTACCTGCACGGCGACGGGTTCTTCGCCAAGCACCGGGGGCGGATGCGCAAGGCGCTGGGGACGGTCGCCCCGCCGATGCCACAGCGGGGCGCGTTCATGTTCAACCAGCTCTTCTACCTGTACGGCCACCGCTGGATCTACGACCTCGACGAGCTGACCCACGCTCTGGCCCAGGCCGGGTTCGACCCTGACGCGGTCCGGGTCTGCGGCTTCCGGACCGGCAGGCGGCCCGACGTCGCCGACCTCGACCAGATGATCCGCAACGACGAGACGATCTACATCGAGATCGACCGTTAGGTGCCGACCGGGCCGGTGGGCGGTGGCGTGGCCGCCCGCCGGCGGCTCGGCGGTCAGACCTGGACCGGGTCGCGGTAGTTCCCGGCGTACAGCTTGTCGCGGTACTTCGTGTTGCTGTACCACTCCTTCTTGTGGGTGTCGGCGTCGTACTGCGGCGTGCGGAGGACCACCCAGTCGGGCGTCTGGTGCGACCAGTCGTCGTAGCTGGGGATGTAGGTGTTGCCGACGACGGTCTTGCCGCCCCACTCGATGTGGACGTGCGCCTGGATGATGTAGCGCCAGCCGTTGTACCTGTACTCGAACGTCACGTTGAACGTCCCGTCCGTGCCGCCCGGGCGCGGCTGGGAGTCGTAGTAGTGGACCAGCTCCGGGTAGAGCGGCTTGTCGCGGTGCCACGCGTCGAAGATGTTCTGCGCGTCGGCCTCTTTGGGCATCGTGTCCTCCTGGGGGTCGCAGCACAGATGCCACGCCCCGACCCGCTGATACGCCCCGTCCGCTAGCCGACACGGCCACCGCACCGCACCACACCGCGCCGCGCCGCGCCGCCCGCAGCCTGGCCGAGTTGCCGGGCAATGGGGCGTTCGAACGCTCAAGATTCGCCCACCTGCCCGGCAACTCGGCTGATCTTGGATCGCCCGGCCGCCTGCGGAGCGCGGCTGAGGCCGGCGACTCTTGGATCGCCCGGCTGTCTGCGGAGCGCGCGGCTGAGGGCGGCGACCCGGCGAGCGCGCCGGAAGCGCCGAGCGTGGGCCTGGATTCGGTGCTGTCAGGATGATGATCCGAAATCGTGGACGCCAGGTGCGGCTCTGGCGGCACCTGGCGTCCACGATTTCGGATCATGGAGTTCGCGACCGTCCAGATCACGCTCTGCGGTCAGACCGGGCGGCAGCCGCGCGCCGCGCACCCCGGGCGGCAGCCGCGCGCCGCGCATGCGGGGCGCGCGCCGCGCTCCGAAGTTGCCGGGCAATCGGGCGTTCGAACGCTCAAGATACGCCCGATTGCCCGGCAACTTGGATGGTCTTGAAAGCGCCCACCCCGCCTACCCAGCCTGCGGTCGGCCGGGTCGTGGGACAGGAGGCTCAGGGCGGGGTCAGGGCTTGGTCACCTGGCGGATGGCGGCCAGGAGCTGGTCGCGGGTGGGTTGCAGGGCCGCGTCCAGGTCGGGGTTGCAGCCGACCACGGCACCGTCCGGGCGCGTGATCCGCTTCGGCGGCACCGCCAGCGGCATCTCCTCCGCCACCGTCGCCAGGACCTCCGCCGCCACCCCGCACGAACGGCTCGCGTCCTCGATCACCACCAGCCGCCCGGTACGCGCCAGCGACTCCCCCAGCGCCGCCCAGTCGAACGGGTACAGCGTCCGCGGGTCGAACACCTCCACCGACACCTCGCCCGCCAGCGACTCCGCCACCGCCAGCGCATCGTGCACGTGGTGCCCGATCGCCACCACGGTCACGTCGGTGCCCGGCCGGTGGATGCGCGCCGAACCCAGCGGCACCGGCACCAGATCGGCGTAGTCGACGTCCTCGCGCAGCTCCAGCGCCTGCCGGGGCGCGATGAACACCACCGGGTCGTCGTCGCGGATCGCCGAGATCAGCAGCCCGTACGCGTCGGTCGGGGTCGTCGGCATCACCGTCTTCACCCCGGAGTGCACGAACAGGCCGTGCGGCTGGTCGGAGTGCTGCCCGCCCCAGCCCGGCCGCCAGCCCGCGCTCGGCACCAGGTACGTCACCGGCACCCGCGCCTGCCCGCCGCTCATCGCCGAGAACTTGTGCGCCTGGTTGGCGACCTGCTCCAGCACCAGCTGGAGCAGGAACGGGATCGCGAACTCCACCACCGGGCGCCGCCCGGCCAGCGCCGCACCGGTGGCGACGTTGGCCACCCCCTGCTCCGACAGCGGCGTCTCGACGATCCGGTGCGGACCGAACCGGGCCAGCAGCCCCGCCGTCACGAACGTGACCGCCTCGTGCACGTCCTCACCCAGCACGAACACCGACGGGTCGCGCTCCATCTCGTCACCCAGCGCCCGGTTCAGCGCCTTCAGGTACGACAGCTTCGGCATCAGCCCACCACCCCGGCGCGCGGGCGCATCCCGGTCGCGTACAGGTGATCCAGCGCGTCGGCCGGATCAGGCCGGGGACTGTCCTGCGCGAACCGCACCGCCTCGGCGAGCACGTCCTCGACCTCCCGATCGATCCGGTCGCGCACGTCCGGCGGAATCCGGGAGCCCTGCAACGCCACCGGGTCGCGCTCGCGCCAGCGGGCGACCTCCTCCTCGGCCCGGTAGCGCAGCCGCACCCGGTGCTCGAACGTGTGGTGGGCGTCGAACCGGTACGTCACCAGCTCCAGCAGCGTCGGGCCGCCGCCCGAGCGGGCCCGGTCCACGGCCCGCGCGGCCGCCTCGTGCACCGCCTCGGGGTCCATGCCGTCCACGGTCTCGGCCGGGATGCCGAACGCGGCCGCGCGGCCGGTGACCGAACCCGCCATGAACGTGCCGACGGCCTGCGTGGTGGCGTACCCGTTGTTCTCGCACACGAACACGTGCGGCACCTGCCACAGCGCGGCCAGGTTCAGCGACTCCAGCAGCGCACCCTGGTTCATCGCCCCGTCGCCGACGAAGCTGACCACCACCCGGCCCGACCCCTCACGCGCCGCCGCCCAGGCCACCCCGGTGGCGATCGCGGCACCGTGCCCGACCGTGATCGTCGCGCCGTACAGCCCGGCGGCGTAGTCCGACACGTGCAGCGAACCGGCCCGGCCGCCCGCGGTGCCGGTGACCCGCCCGGCCAGCTCGGCCATCACCCGGTCCGGCCGGCACCCCTTGGCCAGCGCGTGGCCGTGGTTGCGGTGGTTGCTCAGGACCACGTCGTCCTCGCTCAGCGTCGCGCACACCCCCGCCGCGACGGCCTCCTGCCCGATGCAGGGATGGATCCCGCCCACCACGACGCCCGCGCGGACAAGCTCGATCGCCTGCTCCTCGAAGCGCCGGATGAGCCTCACCGTACGATAAAGGCGCTCACGAAGCACGCCCATGAGTTTAGATGCTTCCATGTGCCGATCAACGGCCGAACGGGCCATCCGCCCGGACCGGAGCGGGCTCAGTCCCCGACCCGGGAAGCGACATAGAAGGCCAGGTCACCGACGGTCAGGCCGATGATCTGGTCGATCTCCAGGTCCGCGTAGAAGGCCGCCAGGTCGACGTCGGCACCCCAGCGCTGCCGCACCCGGCCGGCCAGCTCGGCAACCTCGATGCTCTCCAGGCGCAGGTCCTGCTCCAGCCGGGTGTCCGCCGTGATCGGCGCCTGCTCGCCCGTCACGGCGGCGAGCATCCCGGCGAGCTCAACGGCGACGCGATCCACGGCCGGGATCGTAGCACCGGCCCACCGGCGGACCACCGTCCGGTACGGACGGTCGCCCACCACCGCCACCGCCGCCCG
This window encodes:
- a CDS encoding glycosyltransferase encodes the protein MSRFLFHSLPLTGHVYPIAAVAQELARRGHEVAWVGVESVLRPLLGPQAQVYPTGLPLYRGELRDRGMTATRSRWKGYIVPHTRFTLPAVQRAVADFGPDAVAVDQHAIAGALAAHRAGVPWATLAPTSMEIARPFAGLPKVEAWIEGVLASLWTGAGLPGEPPYDLRFSPYLVLAFTGEALAGTAVAGRAVLVGPALSARPGQADFPWDRLAADRARVLVTAGTLALDTADGFHARVVDALAPLGDRLQAVVVAPEEPAPGAYPPHVLVRRQVPMLELMPHLSAVVTHGGLNTVCEALAHGVPLVVAPITSDQPVNAAQVVAAGAGVRVRFGRSTAPQLREAVLTVLDQPGYRQAAQRVAASFRQAGGAVAAADRLARLPGTAAGAAA
- a CDS encoding methyltransferase domain-containing protein; translated protein: MAEDVNKAVEQYYDSTIDLYEGLWGEHVHHGYWDLGSSPADDGPDRHAASDRTVRELLAFAGIPAGAHLLDAGCGIGGPALHLAREHGCRVEGITLSSQQVVRATERAHAAGLADRVGFRQLDAVRTDYPDATFDAVWALESLEHMPDRTAFLAEALRVLKPGGVLAVSTWCVRDGELDEAADALLAEIYERQAIPSLPPIGAYDRWCREAGFAQVRVADWAPYVAGTWDTDFAGVERLDLHDHSFLRELARRKGVAALRFFYAIPLMKQAYADGVMRYAAVAAVKP
- a CDS encoding class I adenylate-forming enzyme family protein codes for the protein MATKNIRAALVADTGLGAGNVLPRLIEHGADPDGPGLTFDVDVDGHPAWQDLTLGGLHERVLARAAWLHRRGVRPRDLVAVHVTSSADLFLSFLALSWLGAVPAFMNPHLPPDVAAEYLRRLRGTGLLTDTPHREQLTGHDLGMPILGDVAELGGADPAGAPRPHRHHPGDPIAVTHSSGTTRMPTAVVHSHGTLFAATRRIRLSVPVAQGTQRVLSALPAAHAAGIGAMNQALCNRAELLWLSRQDQGAVVLDAIERWRPNGVFGFAVTWAELARFDLSRYDLDSVALWFNTGDCAHEPHIRRLVAVGSREVVTRDGVTRVPGSSFIDGLGSTEMGHSAFYITHRSDTERYGRCVGKPHVFADVALLDPATGAEVPVGQVGHLGLRSPTVAVGYWNNHAEWYRHWSASRYLTGDLMYRDEDGYYYHVDRAVDAVDLGGGDWLYTAMCEEAILARCPDIRDATVVAAATAGGVATDVLLQLRADADPAADRTAQVRAALPVPVARTLRKVVVVTDDEIIFGPTGKVRKFLMRQRHLAAASAGAAA
- a CDS encoding methyltransferase domain-containing protein — its product is MTAAWDWEDPAALQARTDEFMQDRTAVDTLELVADTPLLGRDQLAGLGITGIEFAALKTAHPAGLGTDLTGLSCGGTATRRPGLYRVDGRSWFTELDIREPLPFEDACVDWVYAEHLIEHVTMTEAVAWLAEVRRVLAPGGLLRLTTPDLRRYVEGYLHGDGFFAKHRGRMRKALGTVAPPMPQRGAFMFNQLFYLYGHRWIYDLDELTHALAQAGFDPDAVRVCGFRTGRRPDVADLDQMIRNDETIYIEIDR
- a CDS encoding alpha-ketoacid dehydrogenase subunit beta; its protein translation is MPKLSYLKALNRALGDEMERDPSVFVLGEDVHEAVTFVTAGLLARFGPHRIVETPLSEQGVANVATGAALAGRRPVVEFAIPFLLQLVLEQVANQAHKFSAMSGGQARVPVTYLVPSAGWRPGWGGQHSDQPHGLFVHSGVKTVMPTTPTDAYGLLISAIRDDDPVVFIAPRQALELREDVDYADLVPVPLGSARIHRPGTDVTVVAIGHHVHDALAVAESLAGEVSVEVFDPRTLYPFDWAALGESLARTGRLVVIEDASRSCGVAAEVLATVAEEMPLAVPPKRITRPDGAVVGCNPDLDAALQPTRDQLLAAIRQVTKP